The following are encoded in a window of Ignavibacteria bacterium genomic DNA:
- a CDS encoding helix-turn-helix transcriptional regulator — translation MENIKEKLSKLVSKEPSNWVQKAEWRVSNEGWLDNSAKIAFKILRAIREQKISQKELADRLNVSPQHISKIVKGYENFTLETLDKIEKVLGISLIEVPGFQTVAQFKIPSGELLWGNYTKKAVTPFGKYDYSNPPYNTMQESAEENQLKEAA, via the coding sequence ATGGAAAATATTAAAGAGAAATTAAGTAAACTGGTCTCTAAAGAACCTTCCAATTGGGTTCAAAAGGCAGAGTGGCGCGTTTCTAACGAAGGATGGTTAGATAATTCTGCAAAGATTGCGTTTAAAATATTGAGGGCAATCAGAGAACAGAAGATCAGCCAAAAAGAATTAGCAGATAGATTAAACGTTTCTCCTCAGCATATTAGTAAAATTGTGAAGGGCTATGAAAACTTTACATTGGAAACGTTGGATAAAATTGAGAAAGTCTTGGGTATTAGTTTAATCGAAGTACCTGGATTTCAGACAGTTGCTCAATTCAAAATCCCATCAGGTGAATTACTTTGGGGAAATTATACTAAGAAAGCAGTTACACCATTTGGGAAATATGACTATAGCAACCCTCCATATAATACTATGCAGGAATCTGCTGAAGAAAATCAATTAAAAGAAGCTGCCTAA